The following proteins come from a genomic window of Sphaerisporangium rubeum:
- a CDS encoding efflux RND transporter permease subunit — MTALARLSLANRSLVIMIALVVSAFGVFAIPSLKQQLLPSLSFPGAFVVAPYPGAAPDIVEEQVAKPIEASFQGIEGVTKITSVSREGRAQVQVAFEYGTDIDGAVSSMQQAISRIKAQLPAGVDPQVLAGGTDDIPVMVLAVGDGGDDRAMLDKLERVAVPQLRAVEGVREVTVSGAREQTVVIYPDTGKMIKMGLSPAMIPDVLRANGTPVPAGSLVKDGTSLTVQVGRRVDSIADLKNLYLTPQAQALPQQARPGAQQGLPGRAGAVAPPAAPKPVKLGDVADIVREPAEATTITRTNGKSSLGVAITMTPDGNAVRISHDVRAQLAGLTRALGDASEITVVFDQAPYVERSIEDLSTEGLLGLVFAVLVILLFLLSVRSTIVTAVSIPLSVVIALIALWVGDYSLNLLTLGALTIAIGRVVDDSIVVLENIKRHLAYGEPKRQAVLRAVREVSGAVTASTLTTVAVFAPIAFVGGMVGQLFAPFAITVTVALLASLLVSLTVIPVLAYWFLKAPELTPEQAAAVRAEAERKELRSPLQRAYLPVLRFATRRRFLTLLLGFVVFAGTVGLAPGLKTNFIDSSGQDTISLTQKMPPGTDLATTDAAAKKVEQILSGMDGVASYQVNVGGGGGFAGGLGGSADRASYSVTVAEGTDTPVLQDELRDRLAGLTGAGEITVGGQQSGFASDRAEVILQGPDIAALRAGSDAVLAALKGIDGLRDVSSNLESSAPRIEVDVDRRKAAARGLTEAGVAQQVAQAFRGAPVGQVTVDGRTNDLILRTSNAPKTLTAVRNLTLAGAAGTVKLSSVAEVREADGPTQITRQDGDRTASVSAAATASDLGAVTAKITERMGTLTLPAGVTYSIGGISADQGEAFAQLGLAMLAAIAIVFMIMVATFRSFVQPLILLVSIPFAATGAIGLLRVTDTPLGVPALIGMLMLIGIVVTNAIVLIDLINQYREQGLGVVEAVMEGGRRRLRPILMTAIATICALTPMAVGLTGSGGFISQPLAVVVIGGLVSSTLLTLVLVPTLYTIVERVKERLSRRGRRGGADGPEVTVYDAELATR; from the coding sequence ATGACCGCTCTGGCCAGGCTCAGCCTCGCCAACCGCAGCCTCGTCATCATGATCGCCCTTGTGGTCAGCGCGTTCGGTGTCTTCGCGATCCCGTCACTGAAGCAGCAGTTGCTGCCGTCGCTGTCGTTCCCCGGCGCGTTCGTGGTGGCACCGTACCCGGGGGCCGCGCCTGACATCGTGGAGGAGCAGGTCGCCAAGCCCATCGAGGCGAGCTTCCAGGGCATCGAAGGCGTCACCAAGATCACCTCGGTGTCGCGTGAGGGCCGCGCGCAGGTGCAGGTGGCGTTCGAGTACGGCACCGACATCGACGGCGCGGTCAGTTCGATGCAGCAGGCCATCAGCCGCATCAAGGCGCAGCTTCCCGCCGGGGTGGACCCCCAGGTGCTGGCCGGCGGCACCGACGACATCCCGGTGATGGTGCTGGCGGTCGGCGACGGCGGCGACGACCGCGCCATGCTGGACAAGCTGGAGCGTGTCGCGGTGCCGCAGCTGCGGGCCGTGGAGGGTGTGCGCGAGGTGACGGTCAGCGGCGCGCGTGAGCAGACCGTGGTCATCTACCCCGACACCGGCAAGATGATCAAGATGGGGTTGTCGCCGGCGATGATCCCCGATGTGCTGCGCGCCAACGGCACCCCCGTCCCGGCCGGCAGCCTCGTCAAGGACGGCACGTCGCTGACCGTGCAGGTGGGGCGGCGCGTCGACTCCATCGCCGATCTGAAGAACCTGTACCTCACCCCGCAGGCCCAGGCCCTGCCCCAGCAGGCCCGTCCCGGCGCGCAGCAGGGCCTCCCCGGCAGGGCCGGTGCGGTGGCGCCGCCGGCGGCACCCAAGCCGGTGAAGCTCGGCGACGTGGCCGACATCGTGCGCGAGCCGGCCGAGGCGACCACCATCACCCGCACCAACGGCAAGAGCAGCCTCGGTGTCGCCATCACCATGACCCCCGACGGCAACGCGGTGCGCATCTCCCACGACGTGCGCGCGCAGCTGGCGGGCCTGACCCGTGCGCTCGGCGACGCCTCGGAGATCACCGTGGTGTTCGACCAGGCCCCCTACGTCGAGCGGTCCATCGAGGACCTGTCCACCGAGGGCCTGCTCGGCCTGGTGTTCGCGGTCCTGGTGATCCTGCTGTTCCTGCTGTCGGTGCGGTCCACCATCGTCACCGCGGTGTCGATCCCGCTGTCGGTGGTGATCGCGCTGATCGCGCTGTGGGTGGGGGACTACTCGCTGAACCTGCTGACGCTCGGCGCGCTGACCATCGCCATCGGCCGTGTCGTGGACGACTCGATCGTGGTGCTGGAGAACATCAAACGGCACCTGGCGTACGGCGAGCCGAAACGGCAGGCGGTGCTGCGCGCGGTGCGCGAGGTGAGCGGCGCGGTGACGGCGTCCACGCTCACCACGGTCGCGGTGTTCGCGCCGATCGCGTTCGTCGGCGGCATGGTGGGGCAGCTGTTCGCGCCGTTCGCGATCACCGTGACGGTGGCGCTGCTGGCGTCGCTGCTGGTGTCGCTGACCGTGATCCCGGTGCTGGCGTACTGGTTCCTCAAGGCGCCGGAACTGACTCCCGAGCAGGCCGCGGCGGTGCGCGCCGAGGCCGAGCGCAAGGAGCTGCGCAGCCCGCTGCAGCGCGCCTACCTGCCGGTGCTGCGGTTCGCGACCCGCCGCCGGTTCCTCACGCTGCTGCTGGGGTTCGTCGTGTTCGCCGGCACGGTGGGCCTGGCGCCGGGCCTGAAGACCAACTTCATCGACTCCTCCGGCCAGGACACCATCTCCCTGACGCAGAAGATGCCACCGGGGACGGACCTGGCCACCACCGACGCCGCGGCCAAGAAGGTCGAGCAGATCCTGTCCGGCATGGACGGCGTCGCCTCCTACCAGGTGAACGTGGGAGGCGGCGGGGGCTTCGCCGGCGGGCTCGGCGGGTCGGCCGACCGCGCGTCGTACTCGGTGACCGTCGCCGAAGGCACCGACACCCCGGTGCTGCAGGACGAGCTGCGTGACCGCCTGGCCGGTCTCACCGGGGCGGGGGAGATCACCGTCGGCGGGCAGCAGAGCGGGTTCGCCTCCGACCGGGCCGAGGTGATCCTGCAGGGCCCCGACATCGCGGCGCTGCGCGCGGGCTCGGACGCGGTGCTGGCCGCGCTGAAGGGCATCGACGGGCTGCGGGACGTGTCGTCCAACCTGGAGTCCAGCGCGCCGCGGATCGAGGTCGACGTGGACCGCCGCAAGGCCGCCGCGCGGGGCCTCACCGAGGCCGGGGTCGCGCAGCAGGTCGCGCAGGCGTTCCGCGGCGCCCCGGTGGGGCAGGTCACCGTGGACGGCCGCACCAACGACCTGATCCTGCGGACCAGCAACGCGCCGAAGACCCTGACGGCGGTGCGGAACCTGACGCTGGCCGGCGCGGCGGGCACGGTGAAGCTGTCGAGCGTCGCCGAGGTGCGTGAGGCCGACGGGCCGACGCAGATCACCCGGCAGGACGGTGACCGCACCGCGTCGGTCTCGGCCGCCGCGACCGCCAGCGACCTCGGCGCCGTCACCGCGAAGATCACCGAGCGGATGGGGACCCTGACGCTGCCGGCCGGGGTGACCTACAGCATCGGCGGCATCAGCGCCGACCAGGGTGAGGCGTTCGCGCAGCTCGGCCTCGCGATGCTCGCGGCCATCGCCATCGTCTTCATGATCATGGTGGCGACGTTCCGGAGTTTCGTGCAGCCGCTGATCCTGCTGGTGTCCATCCCGTTCGCCGCGACCGGCGCCATCGGCCTGCTGCGCGTCACCGACACCCCGCTCGGCGTGCCGGCTCTCATCGGCATGCTGATGCTGATCGGCATCGTCGTCACCAACGCCATCGTCCTGATCGACCTGATCAACCAGTACCGCGAACAGGGCCTCGGTGTGGTGGAGGCCGTCATGGAAGGCGGCAGGCGGCGCCTGCGGCCCATCCTGATGACCGCCATCGCCACCATCTGCGCGCTCACCCCGATGGCCGTCGGCCTCACCGGTTCGGGCGGGTTCATCTCCCAGCCGCTGGCCGTCGTGGTCATCGGCGGGCTGGTGTCCTCCACCTTGCTCACCCTGGTGCTGGTGCCGACCCTGTACACCATCGTCGAACGCGTCAAGGAACGCCTGAGCCGCCGCGGCCGCCGCGGCGGCGCCGATGGCCCCGAGGTGACGGTGTACGACGCCGAGCTGGCCACCCGCTGA
- a CDS encoding hemerythrin domain-containing protein has product MDDPDVPAVSRRDVLSLSAAALAGAVPLAVPSWPVAPALAAAAPSQVHGPTAGVSPSEDLMREHGVLKGILLVYREGIRRVQRGERVPAQALHAAARVVHDFVELHHECLEEKYVFPRLREAGRLRRTVAVLHRQHWRGRDLTRRILAVTRGPGVSARDRRTLVSDMAAFVRMYEPHEAREDTVVFPVFRRLTPARELARLGEVFRAEEYRRFGPHGFTTVVREVADIERALHIYGLDQYTPPKTARHHRRRGPRAR; this is encoded by the coding sequence GTGGACGATCCTGATGTGCCGGCGGTGAGCCGCCGTGACGTGCTGAGCCTGTCGGCCGCGGCCCTGGCCGGCGCGGTCCCCCTGGCCGTGCCGTCCTGGCCGGTGGCCCCGGCGCTCGCGGCGGCGGCCCCGTCGCAGGTCCACGGGCCCACGGCGGGGGTGTCGCCGTCGGAGGACCTCATGCGCGAGCACGGGGTGCTGAAAGGGATCCTGCTGGTGTACCGGGAGGGGATCCGCCGCGTGCAGCGTGGTGAGCGGGTGCCGGCGCAGGCGCTGCACGCCGCGGCGCGGGTCGTCCACGACTTCGTCGAACTGCACCACGAATGCCTGGAGGAGAAGTACGTCTTCCCGCGGCTGCGCGAGGCCGGCCGGCTGCGCCGCACGGTCGCCGTCTTGCACCGGCAGCACTGGCGTGGACGTGACCTGACCAGGCGCATCCTCGCCGTCACCCGCGGCCCGGGGGTCTCGGCTCGCGACCGCCGCACCTTGGTGTCGGACATGGCGGCGTTCGTGCGCATGTACGAGCCGCACGAGGCCCGTGAGGACACCGTGGTGTTCCCCGTGTTCCGCCGGTTGACCCCGGCCAGGGAACTGGCCCGCCTCGGTGAGGTCTTCCGGGCCGAGGAGTACCGCCGGTTCGGCCCGCACGGCTTCACCACCGTCGTCCGCGAGGTCGCCGACATCGAACGGGCCCTGCACATCTACGGCCTGGACCAGTACACCCCGCCGAAGACGGCGCGCCACCACCGGCGCCGCGGGCCCCGGGCCCGCTGA
- the purB gene encoding adenylosuccinate lyase, whose amino-acid sequence MTAKPSIPDVLATRYASPDLVRLWSPEHKIVAERRLWLAVLRAQADLGVPVPPGVADDYERVAGTVDLTSIAARERLTRHDVKARIEEFNALAGHEHVHKGMTSRDLTENVEQMQIRDSLLLARDRTVALLARLGDLAARHTGLVMAGRSHNVAAQATTLGKRFATTADELLAAYTRCEDLLARYPLRGIKGPVGTAQDMLDLLGGDTAKLDALEDRVATHLGFATRLDSVGQVYPRSLDYDVLTTLVQLAAAPSSLATTIRLMAGHELVTEGFQEGQVGSSAMPHKMNTRSCERVNGLAVVLRGYTAMTAELAGDQWNEGDVSCSVVRRVALPGAFFAFDGLTETMLTVLAEFGPFPAVIQAELDRYLPFLATTKMLMAAVRAGVGRETAHELIKEHAVAAALGMRQTGSPNDLLDRLGTDPRFPLDTPALRGLLADPAPFTGAATRQVEAVVTRIAAVTTRHPGAAAYRPGPIL is encoded by the coding sequence GTGACCGCCAAGCCCAGCATCCCCGACGTCCTCGCCACCCGCTACGCCTCACCGGACCTGGTGCGGCTGTGGTCCCCCGAGCACAAGATCGTGGCCGAGCGGCGGCTGTGGCTGGCCGTCCTGCGCGCACAGGCCGACCTCGGCGTCCCCGTGCCCCCCGGCGTCGCCGACGACTACGAACGCGTCGCCGGCACCGTCGACCTCACCTCCATCGCCGCACGCGAACGCCTCACCCGGCACGACGTCAAAGCCCGCATCGAGGAGTTCAACGCACTCGCCGGTCACGAGCACGTCCACAAAGGCATGACCTCACGCGACCTCACCGAGAACGTCGAGCAGATGCAGATCCGCGACAGCCTCCTGCTCGCCCGCGACCGCACCGTCGCACTGCTGGCCCGCCTCGGCGACCTCGCCGCACGCCACACCGGACTCGTCATGGCCGGCCGGTCCCACAACGTCGCCGCACAGGCCACCACCCTCGGCAAACGCTTCGCCACCACCGCCGACGAACTCCTCGCCGCCTACACCCGCTGCGAGGACCTTTTGGCCCGCTACCCCCTGCGCGGCATCAAAGGCCCCGTCGGCACCGCACAGGACATGCTCGACCTCCTCGGCGGCGACACCGCCAAACTCGACGCGCTGGAGGACCGCGTCGCCACGCACCTCGGGTTCGCCACCCGCCTCGACAGCGTCGGCCAGGTCTACCCCCGCTCCCTCGACTACGACGTCCTCACCACACTGGTCCAGCTCGCCGCCGCCCCGTCCAGCCTCGCCACGACGATCCGCCTCATGGCGGGCCACGAACTGGTCACCGAAGGCTTCCAGGAAGGCCAGGTCGGGTCCAGCGCCATGCCGCACAAGATGAACACCCGCTCCTGCGAACGCGTCAACGGCCTGGCCGTCGTCCTGCGCGGCTACACCGCCATGACCGCCGAACTCGCCGGCGACCAGTGGAACGAAGGCGACGTGTCCTGCTCGGTGGTCCGGCGCGTCGCGCTGCCCGGCGCGTTCTTCGCCTTCGACGGACTCACCGAGACCATGCTCACCGTCCTCGCCGAATTCGGCCCCTTCCCCGCCGTCATCCAGGCCGAACTCGACCGGTACCTGCCGTTCCTCGCCACCACCAAGATGCTCATGGCCGCCGTCCGCGCCGGCGTCGGCCGCGAGACCGCACACGAACTCATCAAAGAACACGCCGTCGCCGCCGCACTCGGCATGCGGCAGACCGGCTCACCCAACGACCTGCTCGACCGCCTCGGCACCGACCCCCGGTTCCCCCTGGACACCCCGGCCCTGCGCGGCCTGCTGGCCGACCCCGCGCCGTTCACCGGGGCCGCCACCCGCCAGGTCGAAGCCGTGGTGACCCGCATCGCCGCCGTCACCACCCGCCACCCCGGCGCCGCGGCCTACCGGCCCGGCCCCATCCTGTGA
- a CDS encoding GNAT family N-acetyltransferase has protein sequence MTRELTRPADITAAAPPATMLHWAVQGRRPGVRVFTHRDAVAVACPALARRDRLTVTGPPADAVPLVRHALAETGPTYRPLGGEPLIRHLAAHVPGLEFAAAFHWLDTRTAAPGATGDATWLTPADEPAVTTLLAAANPGSYAVPGLPGVHRWAGIRGGDGTPVSVGADAWSTPGAGFIAGVATAAAHRGLGHAETVCRFLVNSLHAHHGYVALMADAGNHTAAGIYHRLGLTRHTVAAARLTTPT, from the coding sequence GTGACCCGGGAACTCACCCGGCCCGCCGACATCACCGCCGCCGCACCCCCCGCCACCATGCTCCACTGGGCCGTGCAGGGCCGGCGGCCCGGTGTGCGGGTCTTCACCCACCGCGACGCCGTCGCGGTGGCCTGCCCCGCGCTGGCCCGCCGCGACCGGCTCACCGTCACCGGCCCACCCGCCGACGCCGTCCCCCTGGTCCGCCACGCACTGGCCGAGACCGGACCCACCTACCGGCCCCTCGGCGGCGAACCCCTCATCCGGCACCTCGCCGCACACGTCCCCGGCCTGGAGTTCGCCGCCGCGTTCCACTGGCTGGACACCCGCACCGCCGCACCCGGCGCCACCGGCGACGCCACCTGGCTCACCCCCGCCGACGAACCCGCGGTCACCACACTGCTCGCCGCCGCCAACCCCGGCTCCTACGCCGTCCCCGGGCTCCCCGGCGTCCACCGCTGGGCCGGGATCCGCGGCGGCGACGGCACACCGGTATCGGTCGGCGCCGACGCCTGGAGCACCCCCGGCGCCGGGTTCATCGCCGGAGTCGCCACCGCCGCCGCGCACCGCGGCCTCGGCCACGCCGAAACCGTGTGCCGGTTCCTCGTCAACTCCCTGCACGCACACCACGGCTACGTCGCCCTCATGGCCGACGCCGGGAACCACACCGCCGCCGGCATCTACCACCGCCTCGGCCTGACCCGCCACACCGTCGCCGCCGCACGCCTCACCACCCCCACCTGA
- a CDS encoding DUF4037 domain-containing protein, producing MSDFVSGFVPGRELSRAFYTQMVRPLIGNVPHGAALIGPGSEVLAFDTQRSADHDFGPRVLIFTEPARVPALTKLLDGRLPERFRGYPTTYGSAHRLIRHGVQVTDLGTWAESRLGFDPRGQITTADWLSAPWQRLAETTSGEVFHDGLGELTTARANLRWYPPHIWRYILACQWRRVAQLESFPGRCEEVGDHLGSVVVTARLVEDLMRLCLLMRRRYPPYAKWLGSAFARLGGSAELGERFTAALTAPTWRRREENLCAAYRGVAALHNRLRLTPPLDETPRPYHDRPFMVIAADRFTDALLATTTPDLRTAPLSGSVDQLCDNTDILTDPHHTTQIAQAPHNP from the coding sequence ATGTCCGATTTCGTGTCCGGGTTCGTTCCCGGACGGGAACTTTCCCGCGCCTTCTACACCCAGATGGTGCGTCCACTCATAGGCAACGTGCCCCACGGCGCGGCACTCATCGGCCCCGGATCAGAGGTCCTGGCCTTCGACACCCAGCGGTCCGCCGACCACGACTTCGGCCCCCGCGTCCTCATCTTCACCGAACCCGCACGCGTCCCCGCGCTCACCAAACTCCTCGACGGACGCCTCCCCGAACGGTTCCGCGGCTACCCCACCACCTACGGCTCCGCGCACCGGCTCATCCGCCACGGCGTCCAGGTCACCGACCTCGGCACCTGGGCCGAAAGCCGCCTCGGCTTCGACCCCCGCGGCCAGATCACCACCGCCGACTGGCTGTCGGCACCCTGGCAACGCCTCGCCGAGACCACCAGCGGCGAAGTCTTCCACGACGGCCTCGGGGAACTCACCACCGCACGCGCCAACCTGCGCTGGTACCCCCCGCACATCTGGCGGTACATCCTGGCCTGCCAATGGCGCCGCGTCGCGCAACTGGAAAGCTTCCCCGGCCGCTGCGAAGAGGTCGGCGACCACCTCGGCTCCGTCGTCGTCACCGCACGCCTCGTCGAAGACCTCATGCGGCTGTGCCTGCTCATGCGCCGCCGCTACCCCCCGTACGCCAAATGGCTCGGCAGCGCCTTCGCACGCCTCGGCGGATCCGCCGAACTGGGGGAGAGGTTCACCGCCGCACTCACCGCCCCCACCTGGCGCCGGCGCGAGGAGAACCTGTGCGCCGCCTACCGCGGCGTCGCCGCCCTCCACAACCGCCTCCGCCTCACCCCACCCCTCGACGAAACCCCCCGCCCCTACCACGACCGCCCCTTCATGGTCATCGCCGCCGACCGCTTCACCGACGCCCTCCTCGCCACCACAACCCCCGACCTCCGCACCGCCCCCCTCTCCGGCTCAGTAGACCAACTCTGCGACAACACCGACATCCTCACCGACCCCCACCACACCACCCAGATAGCCCAAGCCCCACACAACCCCTGA
- a CDS encoding aldo/keto reductase, translating to MEERVLGRTGRRVGVVGLGAWQLGADWGEVGEDEALATLRAAVDAGVSFVDTADVYGDGRSEQIVGRLLKERPGVTVATKMGRRVPQEPSAYTLDNFRAWNDRSRRNLGVGTLDLVQLHCPPTPVYSTQAVYDALDTLVAEGRVAAYGVSVETCEEALTAIARPGVATVQIILNAFRLKPLERVLPAAAEAGVGVIARVPLASGLLSGRYSLDTAFGPDDHRRFNRHGEAFDVGETFSGVDYATGLAAVERLRPLVPEGMTMAQFALRWIVDQHGVSVVIPGARNPEQARSNVAAAAFPPLDAETRTAVAAVYDELIRPLVHHRW from the coding sequence GTGGAAGAACGTGTGCTGGGCAGGACGGGTCGCCGGGTCGGTGTGGTGGGGCTGGGTGCGTGGCAGCTGGGTGCCGACTGGGGTGAGGTCGGTGAGGACGAGGCGCTGGCGACGTTGCGTGCCGCGGTGGATGCCGGGGTGTCGTTCGTCGACACGGCCGATGTGTATGGGGATGGCCGTAGTGAGCAGATCGTGGGCCGGTTGCTGAAGGAGCGGCCCGGGGTGACGGTGGCGACCAAGATGGGCCGCCGGGTGCCGCAGGAGCCGTCGGCGTACACGTTGGACAATTTCCGTGCGTGGAACGATCGGTCGCGGCGGAACCTCGGTGTCGGCACGCTGGACCTGGTGCAGTTGCACTGCCCGCCGACGCCGGTGTATTCGACGCAGGCGGTGTACGACGCGCTGGACACGCTGGTGGCGGAGGGCCGGGTCGCCGCGTACGGGGTGAGTGTGGAGACGTGTGAGGAGGCGTTGACGGCGATCGCGCGGCCCGGGGTGGCGACGGTGCAGATCATTCTCAACGCGTTCCGGTTGAAGCCGCTGGAGCGGGTGTTGCCGGCGGCGGCGGAGGCGGGGGTGGGTGTGATCGCGCGTGTCCCGCTGGCCAGCGGGTTGCTGTCGGGTCGTTACTCGCTGGACACGGCGTTCGGTCCGGATGATCATCGCCGGTTCAACCGGCATGGTGAGGCGTTCGACGTGGGTGAGACGTTCTCGGGTGTCGACTACGCGACGGGCCTCGCCGCGGTGGAGCGGTTGCGGCCGCTGGTGCCGGAAGGCATGACGATGGCGCAGTTCGCGTTGCGGTGGATCGTCGACCAGCACGGTGTCAGCGTGGTGATCCCCGGTGCCCGCAACCCCGAGCAGGCGCGGTCCAATGTGGCCGCCGCGGCTTTCCCGCCATTGGACGCCGAAACCCGCACGGCGGTCGCCGCCGTGTACGACGAACTCATCCGTCCCCTGGTCCACCACCGCTGGTAG
- a CDS encoding tyrosine-type recombinase/integrase gives MRPADLERVTVRESADRYLDLVRARTVTGALSPATAEVYSRDVATFAELAGPGLVLDDLTGADVDAVLLAFARKPDGRRVRPGGGGQSAASQSRFRRSVSAFFKYAVLAGWVQVDPMTAATVTARERGGLRPERRALTREQARGLVGAARGLSEAQPAQGRRDQRTHLRDALIVMVLSTVGPRVSELVRANVEDFFTNDGVRYWRVFGKGGRTRDIPLPVDVAGALEAYLAEGRPATADKALLLSWRGRRLARGDVQAVIDRVQRHVDPAQRRSVTPHGLRHTTATHLLADAVDMDAVRRVLGHSDLATLGRYRDELPGELEVAMRTHPLLRPPR, from the coding sequence ATGCGGCCCGCAGATCTGGAGCGCGTCACTGTGCGGGAGTCCGCCGATCGTTATCTCGATCTGGTGCGGGCCAGGACGGTGACGGGTGCGTTGTCCCCGGCGACGGCCGAGGTGTACAGCCGTGATGTGGCGACGTTCGCCGAGCTCGCGGGGCCGGGTCTGGTGCTGGACGATCTGACGGGTGCCGATGTGGACGCGGTGTTGCTGGCGTTCGCGCGTAAGCCGGACGGCCGGCGGGTGCGGCCGGGGGGTGGGGGGCAGAGCGCGGCGTCGCAGTCGCGGTTCCGGCGGTCGGTGTCGGCGTTCTTCAAGTACGCGGTGCTGGCGGGGTGGGTGCAGGTCGATCCGATGACGGCGGCGACGGTGACGGCGCGGGAGCGTGGCGGGTTGCGTCCTGAGCGGCGTGCGTTGACGCGTGAGCAGGCGCGGGGGCTGGTGGGTGCGGCGCGGGGGCTGAGTGAGGCGCAGCCGGCGCAGGGGCGGCGTGATCAGCGGACGCATCTGCGTGACGCGTTGATCGTGATGGTGTTGTCGACGGTGGGGCCGCGGGTGTCTGAGCTGGTGCGGGCCAATGTCGAGGATTTCTTCACCAATGACGGGGTGCGTTATTGGCGGGTGTTCGGCAAGGGGGGCCGTACGCGGGACATTCCGTTGCCGGTGGATGTGGCGGGTGCGTTGGAGGCGTATCTGGCGGAGGGGCGGCCGGCGACGGCGGACAAGGCGTTGTTGTTGTCGTGGCGGGGGCGGCGGCTGGCGCGTGGTGACGTGCAGGCGGTGATCGACCGTGTGCAGCGTCATGTGGATCCCGCTCAGCGGCGCAGTGTCACGCCGCACGGGTTGCGTCATACGACGGCGACGCATCTGCTGGCGGACGCGGTGGACATGGACGCGGTGCGGCGTGTTCTCGGGCACAGTGATCTGGCGACGCTGGGGCGGTACCGTGACGAGCTGCCGGGTGAGCTGGAGGTCGCGATGCGGACCCATCCGTTGCTGCGTCCGCCGCGGTGA
- a CDS encoding RidA family protein, whose amino-acid sequence MTVNELTPPPGYAHTAIVEAGERLVFLAGAVPLDPHGNLVGEGDPTAQTHQVLRNLTTALHAAGTGLPHVIATTVYVATTDHADLRAVWDVVHASGLTTGPHTSTLLGVTVLGYAGQIVEITATAVIPSTP is encoded by the coding sequence ATGACCGTCAACGAGCTCACCCCACCACCCGGATACGCACACACCGCGATCGTCGAAGCAGGGGAGCGGCTGGTGTTCCTCGCCGGCGCCGTCCCTCTCGACCCCCACGGAAACCTCGTCGGTGAAGGCGACCCCACCGCGCAGACCCACCAGGTCCTGCGCAACCTCACCACCGCGCTGCACGCCGCGGGAACCGGCCTGCCGCACGTCATCGCCACCACCGTCTACGTCGCCACCACCGACCACGCCGACCTCCGAGCGGTCTGGGACGTCGTCCACGCCTCCGGCCTCACCACCGGCCCCCACACCTCCACCCTGCTCGGTGTCACCGTCCTCGGCTACGCCGGCCAAATCGTCGAGATCACCGCCACAGCCGTCATCCCGTCCACACCCTGA
- a CDS encoding tyrosine-type recombinase/integrase — protein sequence MGDRGTLVPEAAAEYIASLRTKKLSPHTVAAYERDLQLISRLAAAHAGVTVEELAVAEVGGRLIRAAFADFAEPRSPASVNRAWSAWNQFLTFCVAEGWLEGNPMAAVPRPKQPAKAPKPLLGDGSASATLLRRIADGAREARDPWVERDLVVLALALVTGMRSAELLGVTLGSVGGSPGDRRVQVVGKGGKTRSLPIEPPIEYLIDDYLRSRLERFGLESLPRSAPLLVDTRNRPLQRGGLQYLVRQCYRYAGISDRVQRGTLVHALRHEFATRLAERGATAHELMELLGHSSIVTGQAYIASTAREVRQAARGNPAYGVLDGLRSPGGP from the coding sequence GTGGGTGACCGGGGGACGCTCGTGCCTGAGGCGGCCGCGGAGTACATCGCCTCCTTGCGGACCAAGAAGCTCTCCCCCCACACCGTCGCGGCCTACGAACGGGATCTGCAGCTGATCTCCCGGCTCGCGGCCGCGCACGCGGGGGTGACGGTGGAGGAACTGGCGGTGGCTGAGGTCGGGGGGCGGCTGATCCGGGCCGCGTTCGCGGATTTCGCCGAGCCGCGCTCCCCCGCGAGTGTCAACCGCGCGTGGAGCGCGTGGAACCAGTTCCTGACGTTCTGTGTGGCGGAGGGATGGCTGGAGGGGAACCCGATGGCGGCGGTGCCCCGGCCCAAGCAGCCGGCCAAGGCGCCGAAGCCGTTGCTCGGCGACGGGAGCGCGTCGGCGACGTTGCTGCGGCGGATCGCGGACGGGGCTCGTGAGGCGCGCGATCCGTGGGTGGAGCGTGACCTGGTGGTGCTGGCTCTGGCGCTGGTCACGGGGATGCGGTCGGCGGAGTTGCTCGGGGTGACGCTGGGGTCGGTGGGGGGCTCCCCCGGTGACCGGCGGGTTCAGGTGGTCGGCAAAGGCGGTAAGACCAGGTCGTTGCCGATCGAGCCGCCGATCGAGTATCTGATCGACGATTATCTGCGGAGCCGTCTGGAGCGGTTCGGGCTGGAGTCGTTGCCGCGGTCGGCCCCCCTGCTGGTGGACACCAGGAACCGGCCGTTGCAGCGCGGCGGGTTGCAGTATCTGGTGCGGCAGTGTTACCGGTACGCGGGGATCAGTGACCGGGTGCAGCGGGGCACGCTGGTGCACGCGTTGCGGCACGAGTTCGCGACGCGCCTGGCGGAGCGTGGTGCGACGGCGCATGAGCTGATGGAGCTGCTCGGTCACTCGTCGATCGTGACGGGTCAGGCGTACATCGCGTCGACGGCTCGTGAGGTGCGGCAGGCCGCGCGTGGTAACCCCGCGTACGGTGTTCTGGATGGTCTGCGCTCCCCCGGTGGTCCGTGA